The window CCGGAGATCTGGACTACTACGAGCGGCGCAAGGAAATGACGTATTGCGTTACGCATTGGTGGGGGCCTCTCTTTTTACGCTCCGGCCTGCCCGGCGAGCCATACTTGCCGTTCACACCGGACATCCTGATTCAGGACGGCGCCACCATCGATCTAAGCGGTTACGGAATCGAAGGCGTGGCTAGGCACACGCCAGGCCACACAGCCGGCTCCGTGTCAGTTGAACTGGGCAGTGGAGATGCGTTAGTCGGCGACCTCATCGCCTCGGGTGTCTTTCTAGGCGGATTGATCCGTAAGCGGCACGCCATGCGCCCGCCGTTCGAGGATGACCCGCAGGCTGTAAGTGGTGAATTGATGGGTATGGTGGAGGCCGGCATGGAACGCTTTCACATGGGACATGGTGGTCCGCTGGGCTCCGCCGAAGTACGCCGACACACCCTCGCTCTGCAGAACCTCAAGCCTGGACGCAAATACGGGATGCAGACCGTCGGATGCGACTGCTCGAGGCGCAAGCTGGCTGAGTTGGGTGAGTAAGGCTAGTCTTGGCCGATTGCTTGCCGGGCTGCCCGAATCCCCAGATGAAGGAAAAACGTCGCTGTCAACCCTTCCGAAACTCACGAGGCGTTTTGCCGAAGGCCATTTTGAATGATTGACTGAAATGCGTGAGATTATTGAAACCCCATGAGGAGGCGATATCGCCAATGGCGCGATTTACCTGTCCCCGGTCTTCGAGATCGCGAGCACACCTGGCCAATCTTCGCTCCCAGATGTACCGTTCAACCGACTGGCCGTCACTGGCGAATACCGAACTCAGGTATCGCTTCGAGATTCCCAGATGCTCAGCAACGTCGGCGGGCGCCAACGAATGATTTCGCAAATTCGTTTCGATAAAAGCGCGACCACGATAGGCGAGCATAGCCCTCGTCACCGTGTTCGTTGGCGCTGCTGTAGATTTGTCCTCCGGTCGCGACATGAATGCCATCATGGCCATGTCTATCGCCTGTGCGGTTAAGCGTTGCGCGATATCCGCACTGAAGCTCTCGAAGTTCTGGGCCAACGAGTTGACAAAA is drawn from Burkholderia sp. 9120 and contains these coding sequences:
- a CDS encoding MBL fold metallo-hydrolase; this translates as MNKPTIITVPILPFGMVHSHLIIGAKGCVLVDTGTPGSENKIERVLKKHGRSFRDVTLIVVTHAHTDHAGSAARLRELTGAPILAHAGDLDYYERRKEMTYCVTHWWGPLFLRSGLPGEPYLPFTPDILIQDGATIDLSGYGIEGVARHTPGHTAGSVSVELGSGDALVGDLIASGVFLGGLIRKRHAMRPPFEDDPQAVSGELMGMVEAGMERFHMGHGGPLGSAEVRRHTLALQNLKPGRKYGMQTVGCDCSRRKLAELGE